From the genome of Oryza glaberrima chromosome 1, OglaRS2, whole genome shotgun sequence:
CGCGCcgaggctgccgccggcgggAACAAGGGAAcagccgccgcgacggcgacggcgacgaacaccggcggggaggcggcggcggaggaggtgatgATGCGGGTGAAGGCGGCGGACCAGATGACGGGGCAGGCGTTCAACGACGTGGGCAAGATGGGGGAGGAGGGCACCGGCATGGCGGCCGGAGATggtgggcgccgccgctgaGATCGCCGGAGCCGACCGCGCGGCGCCACGCCACGGTGTTTTTGCTCGTCGCGTTTTGTACTAATCTCAGTATAATCTGTAATGTAAATATGTAATGCGGCAGTTAAAAGTAATAAAATATCCCCTAATCACTTGTCCAAAGCAGAGAACAGTTTGCTATCCCCTCACTCTCCCTCCTTACGGACGGTCTAGTATCTCAATTAATCTCTCGTCTAATTCACAATGCATGAAACTATTTAAAACCCAAAACATGAATCTATTTAAAACTCAAAAACATATGACGAATCTATTTAAAGCCCAAAACCCAAAACATATGAATAACAGATGAAAAATAACATATGAAGTACGAAAAtacttgtcttttgtttttaatttttatcattcgtcttatttaaaaaattataaaaaatattatagaattattatttattatagaattattatttattttatttgtgacttactttattactAAAATGCTAATTTTTTAAGTAAGGTAAAACGTTTACAAGAAAAAATCGAAATcgaccactattttttttttttttttttgggacggaagtaGTAACAATTATCGGAAAACCACTCACATTCATTTCTTCGTTATGCATGCTACGAAGTCCACCATAGTTCATGATAGCCATGTAAATGTTATACAGCACACAAGATGTCAGAATCAATCAGCCAATCGAGTTTGAAAAGAGGGACTGTGCAAATGCAACACTGCAAAGAATTGGAGAGGTGCATCAAGATTCAAGGCACATCTGCACACAGCCTACACAAGGCCTCAATTCAGCTACACAAAAACATCCTGAAATTTGATCGATGTTACTTACACCTGATCGGCGGCCAAGCAATTTATTTACCCATTCATCGGTGACAGGACCTGCGTTAATTTTGTCAACAGTGAAAGAAACATCATCTCCACGATTATGTACCACAATGTCACGTATCAACATATCcgttgaagaaaaaaagactaACCAAAAGCACGAAGCAGTTTTGCTACGATGTAGGAGTACTATTATTATCGTCTTGCGAACAAACACAAACCTCCCAGCAGCAGGTGTAATTCAGTTTTGACAAAACGGTGTGCAGGCAAACACATACTACAATGCAAGGAAAGGAACCGTATGCAACACTAAAACTGCTATCAAGAAACAATCGGCAGATCTCATTTCTGAACCTCTCTTTAGCTTCACTATTTCCTCATGAGCTCCAAAAGTTTCTAGTTTGTGAAGATATAAGCTCCAAGATGTAAAAATGCCACTGCCATACCTTCCCCTGAAAGTATCAAAATATGCTCATACAACTCAGGATTTTCATTAATGAATGATGAATCTTCTCAGCCGTTCTGTACATGTACTGATTAATTCTGTTAGAGATTAGAGAAGCTTAAAAAATGCATTTTCCACAAGTCAAACTTGCCAAAGGCTAAGCACTGAAGTATGAAGTTGTCAAAATGCTTAGGCTCACCTGCACAGAAATATGTTGGGTTCTGAAATCAAATACACATGAAACATCAGGTTTCTGATTATTTTTgcttcaaaaatcacaaattggGTGTACTAAAAGAACAACTAAAGAATGGCGAAGTGGCAAATCCTAGAGCAACATCTACTAAAGGATGGCAAATTCAATTAGTCCTGAACAGTGCCAAATCCAATAGTTTCCATTTAGTGTATCTGCAATACTGAAGAGTACTAAGAATAATAGAAAGTTCTGATCTTAAGTTTAGCTCCAATTCACTAAATTAAGCTTATGGGAGGAATAAGAATATTAATTTGACTTCAGGTTGGTAAAAAGTATGATGAATAAGTGATTACTTGACCTCTGATCTTAGTGAGAGCAACCCAAAATATCAGTCAAAGAGTAATCAAGAGAACATGAAACGAAAATCTTTCTTCTCAAATGTCATGTCATGTTGATAGAACCATACAACAAGGCATGTAACTAGTCGATCCCTGAGACTACCTTAAGAGCCTAAGGTCTTGAACTTGTAACAACATTTCCTAATGATAAATACATATGACTGCTCTACGAAGTGACCAACAAAAATACCAGTCACTGAAAAAAAATGCCAATCATTTCCTCTTTCTTGTTTCACATATGTAAAATGGCAATAGCAGATTAATCAGAACATCACCAAGTTGGTTGAAGAGCCAACGACGAACGGCTCCATCAGCAACCGAGTCAAGAAGTAGAATGTGACACCCAGCAAGATGGAGATCGGGAGTGCAGGCAAtgcatgcttgcatattgaCAGCAAGATAAGGGTGCAGCCAAGCCCAGCAATGATGGCAAGGTAGCACGCATACACCGTCATCAGATCATACATCGCAGCCCTCCCCACAAGCACGCTGTAGAAGATAAAATCACCAAGTCCCAGTTTGATGCCCCTGGTGGACTCGAACATCTCGAACTCCATACCAGAGTCTGAAGAAGAGCTTTCTCTGTGCTCCTCATTAGGGGCTGCATTGTTGGCAGATGCCGCTGATACCAATGGCACTGTCTCTCCTTCCTCGTGCTGCTCAATCTGAATCACAGCATGCTGTGAACTCCCACCCTGATTCGATGAATGCCCTGATACCGATACCGCCATCGGCGCCTCCCTTTCGAGGTTCCTCTCACGAATGCTTGATCGGCTACCACCAACATCCCTCATTTCCACCACGGCGCGGCTCGAATCATCCTCCTGCTCTACTCTGTCATACTGATTTCCACCCGATCGACCGGGATCGGCCACCGGCTGCATCTCAACTGATCCCATGGCCGAAGCGTAGGAGGAAGAACCGGAAGCCGGCCCAACCGTCGGCCTCGACTCGTAGACGAGCGCAGGGAGCTCATCGTCCCTGGATGAGGCGAGCTCCACAAGCATCCTGAGAGGACCCCGCGGCGCGAGCACGGCGACGAGGTCATACAGGGCGAGCGCGATGAGCATGATCCAGGTGGTCCACTCGGGCAGCCTGGAGAGccaggcggcgacgatgacggcgaggGCGACCATGTAGCCCTGGCGCACGACGATGGGGACCGCGGAGGCGAAGACGGAGAGGACGCCGACGGCGGAGGCGTTGAAGAGGAGCacgagcgcggtggcggcgtcgagcggggcgccgaggcggcggaggacggcggcggcgatggcgccgcccATGGAGAAGAGGACGAAGAAGGCGGAGAAGCGCATGTAGTTCTTGAGGAAGCCCGTGCAGCGGTAGTAGTAGAGCGCGACGAGGACGaaggtgacgacggcgacgagggcgacgaagacggcggcgtcgaggagcgCGCCGACGAGCTTCTGCCCCGGGGTGTCGGTGGGGCTCTCGAGGTAGACGAGCGTCgcggcggtgaccggcggcggcggctgcgcggcggccgcggcggaccccggggcggagggcggcgcgaggagggagATGAGGAGCACGACCAGCGCCATGCAGATGGAGACCGGCGACATCACCGCGAGCACCTCCGCGCCGAGGCCGTCGAGGAcggtcgccgccgtggaggtggtcgcccccggcgccggcgccggatccggcgagccggcggcgggatccatgcggcggcggcggcggaggaggaggagacggggggatttggggatttctctGTCTCGTCTCGGAGTCGGGAGTCCGACCGGGGTCAGAGTTCTCGGGGTATTTTCGGGCGGCTCACGCGTTTGTGTAAATTCGCGCGAAATTTCTCAAATTTACGGGCATTTTCTTTCTTATGGAACTGActgctcgatttttttttaatctattgcAGGGAATTTGTTTGCACgctgttttttatttttgtccgTTTCCTTTAATTTGCTACTACTTGGCTGTGAACATCTCCGAGGCGATGTAACAAATTCGTTGAATTTCAAATGAAATTCAGCGCAAACCGATCTGCTTAGGAGAGCTTCAGATTTCGGATGACAAAATTCGAACAAATTTGTGAACACTGCTTAACTAATACAGTTAATAAAAGTGTAGTATACTAACGACTTGTATGTGTAGCATTTTCCCCAGATTCCTGTTGAGATTGAACTTTGCACGGCGTTGAAATAAGAGCAGCGGTTTCACAACATAGCTAAAAAAAGATCATCAAATCAGGAAGATGCTTTACTTATGagctgattttattattttattggcGACAGCAAGAACAGCACTGCAAATTCCAGACATGTATTTGCTCAGTGTCTTATTGGAGAACAATTAAAGCataatcacaattcacaacctTCGGTCTAATTAAGAAGACCAAACTACTCAATGGTACACACTTGGCACCAATGCCGATACGACATAAGCAAACTGGTAAACCCATCCACTCTGTGAGTAATATGCTAAGATTTGTTGCGACTGGCCTTCTCCTCAATACCAGACTGCGAGAATCGCTTCCTGAGGACCTCCAAGACCTGTTCCATCCTCACGCCCTTGACCCTAAGCAGCACCATCGCGTGGTATAGCAAATCACCCATCTCACTGATTGTGCGGCTCTCGTCCTCGTTCTCAAGCAGTGTTTGGTTTAGCTCTCCAGCTTCTTCGCTGGAAAATATGAAAAACCAAATCAGTATGTATGTCAAATATATGGGCATTCACATTGAGAGAGGGATAGGGAAAAGGCGAAAGAACGACGGCAATATAATACAAGGTACACAATATGTATGTCAATTGCTTTCACAACGCACATCGATCATCATATTGTACATGCTAACAGATAAACTCTGAAAGAGAGGCCAAATGATTAACAACATATGGTGCATGAGACGCATTAATGGCTATAAGAGTATGTTCTTTTGCTATATGATGATTAAGAGGATTCCTTTACCTTGATCAAATGCTGAATACTTCAAACAGGTTGACGATGATGAATTTTATTATCTAGTCGAGCCCGGAACCGTATCCTCTGACATTACACACTAATGTCACAGTGTGACATTCTTGAATCCAGACCATCCAAACTAAATCAATGGCTATAGATTAATTGGCATACAAGTAATCAAATTAATTAGCAGATTATGTAGTTAAACATTACCATACTTAATGAGTAGGAAATTTTTTTAGCACTAAAGTAGTCCCTTCATGTTCAGTAACATGAGCCCACCAACTTGTAGATTAAGAGAATTGTCTTTTTCTGATGGAAGATGTGGCAACACAAAGAAAATTGATGCACGAGATTTATTCCTTAACAGGTTCATATGCTAATCATTGCGTCTAACaggtaagagcaagtttaatagtatagccaactactagctccaattcatctatagccaatctaataactcatttatacaatagttacatactacactattaatatttggtcccgcctgtcatacacacaccgtgctatagctggctacaaatctgtagcccactacccttctctctcctcatttatcttcttaaaatatgtttgcagctggcttatagcctgctattgtacctgctctaagttaAACCTAATTATCGACATGTGCTTGTTACTTGCCTGAATTTGCCTGAATTTGTTTAACTACATAATCTACTAATTAGTTTGATTAATTGCATGCCAAAAAATCTATGACCTTTGATTTAGAATGGATGGTGTGGATGGAGGGGGAATGTCACACGGTGACATTAGTGTGTAATGTTAGAGGATACGGTTCCGTCGAGCCCACCCCCAAGATgccttttaaacctttgttgatCCATATTAACGAAATCTTAAAATGGTATCCCCTGAATGGTGTTCAAGCCTAAGGCTatatcaaaagttcaaaactgAGGTATTAGGATCTAATTTTATATCCAACAGTCATACCCTAAGAACAAGTTAAGTGTATTAGGCTCCCATTTGACCATTTCCAAATGCTGATGAAAAAGTCCGAGAAAAAATGTTGCAACCAGTAATAATTTTATCAACTTCAGTTGTTTGCaagatgatgtttttttttcttgacaggTGAATAGGGAGAATATACAAGGGACCAGAAGAATATGCAAGACCTCACCAAGGGCAGAAAAGGAAGAAATCTAACCCAGCAAGTTGTGTCCTAAAATTATTTCCCGTTCGATATGATGTAGAATGACACCTTCCCTAAACAGGATTTCATTGCAATAACATTTTGAACGGTTCTATTTTCATGTTGTGCTATTGTAAAAAGGTAGATTCTTCTAGTAGACCACCATAAAAATGCTTGTCAATTTGTCACTGTAGCGCATGGTATCAAAACTTTTGCTCCAGAACTAACAGTGTCTTCTTCAACATCTGTGACCAAGTAAAGATCACATGTGTACTATGTTCACCATAGAAACTACTTCCAGTATGTTTTATGTTGATAACTTGAAAGTATATCACAGAAACTGACATGGTTTTATCTCAAAAGACAAGAAACTAAAAACGAGGTTAAGACCAGAGGGAGTACACAATATTAATAGTATCACATAATGTCCTGCAAGCTCATAATGTTTAACAAAAACCATGGATAAAGAATAACTGTGAACTGTCTTGGATATTGAACAAGCATACATAACAGCACATCAATTAACTAACCAATCGGCATACCCAATAGTGATGACTGAACTAGAATATGAGAATTAATGACAGGGAATAATGCAATGTTTTGTCCTGAGCCATGCATAATATGCTTATTTATTTAATGTTTGGACCATTAGTTTTATAGACGAATTTTGAAATATAACATCACATACCTTATTTTTGAGCAAAGCAGCCGGTTAtcaagtattagtttttttgtcCATGATGGCTTGCCACTTCCTTCAGTAACTATCTCTTCCTTCCGTCTACTAATTGTATCTTCAAGTGAGTACAGAGTTGAGACAACCTGCCTATCTTGATTGGGCTGTGAAGGAGTCTCATAGTTAAATTATATGTAAAGGTTCATTTACAGAAAGGGTAACCCAAGAACAGATACCTTCGAACCTTGTAGAGCATCATAGACTGAAGTATAGTAACAAGTCTCTGCCCCTGTATGGCAAGTAGGCCCATCTGGCTTCCCAAGGTATATTATCTAtgtttcaggaaaaaaaaacaaacaacccAATTAGCAGTTAGTATCCACTGAAGCAAAAGTAAGCATCGTGACAAGCAAGGCTTACAGAATCACGGTCACAGTCCAAGAAAATGTCATGCACATTGATGAAATTCATTGATGTCTCCCCTTTTGTCCACAATGAAGACCGTGAACGGCTATAGAATGTAGCTTTCCTGGTTGATATAGTTGTTGCAAGGGCTTCTTTGTTGGCAAAACCCTGCATGAGAATGGCTCCAGTATCCACATTTTGGGCAATAGCAACAGCCAAGCCTTTACTGTCCCACTTCACACTGTCTAGTATTGCTTTGACCTAAAATTCGTCCagaatgaaaataaaatttaggtaAGATATGATATAACTAAGCAAACCAGTCACATACAGTACATGATGATTAAAATTGTATTGCATCTTAAGAAAGTTTATTTGTGAAAAATGTTTCTTCAGATCCATGCAAAAACTGGCAGTCTCATATTCTGTCTTAGTTCCTCTAGAACCTAGAACAAACTAGCTCCATAGCACTGTGAAAGTTATAGTTCAGCGAAAGTCTATGGAAGGCAAATCTGCTAAAATACCCAATAGTCATCAAACAGTCACGGAATGGAAAACACTGCATCTATGTCAATTCATTTAGAAGCTAGTTTAAATTCATGAGACCATGGCAAATATTTGCTTTACTAAAGTAAATGCCTCCCATCAAGAGCAACCAAGATATGTATAAGAACATAGTTAAGAAACTAGGGTGTATTAATATTAAAATACAGAACAAACATGCACTGCAAACTAAGAAACACGTCATCATATTCCCCCAAAATacaaaagtatatttaacacaTAGAAGGTACTGAAGTAGTCATCTGATAATTGTGCATTTTAGAATAATCCCTGCTAAAAAACAGTTAATTGAGATTCTGATAGAATGGGTAGGACAGTAGGTGACATGACAGGGCCATTCGATGTTTCATATCTACAAGTTGATAAAAGGGCCCAGGATGATGAATTGCATGCCCTTCAGTGGCTGAATCCTTGTTAGTGCATACATCAACGTAGCTACGCATCACTCCAAAAATGAACTGCCATTGTGCCTCTAATCAGCTTGCCCACGGGTCTTATACTAACAGCATCGTTCTATCAATAACTAGCGTGATATACTACCATCTGCAAAGATTTGCAGCAACAAAATAAGCTTAGCTCAAAGCAAGAAATCCCCAACTCTGCGGCACAAGAAATCCAGCATACTCTTCTATCTCTACATGAACAACAATAAAAGCCTCACGCTACACAGCACTACAGCGGTGAACCCTCATCTAGGAATTCCGACGAACATGTGGCGGCTGTCATTCTCGTCTGTCTTTAGAGCACCAAAGGAGAGGCACATCCACCCTGAAACGCTTCCGGCAACCTCTCGCCGAGAACCGATAGGGATAGTGGTGCAGAGACCAACCTTAGGATCGACGGCGACCTCTCCCGGCGTGGTACCAGCCGAGCGCGCCGCGACGGAGGCAGCCGGGAACGGCCGCCGCCAacccggtgccgccgccgccgccgccgccacgccagcGCATCTTCCGGAACCTCCTCCGccgacgcggaggaggaggagagcgcggACCCCcggtgacgcggcggcggcggaggaggagacgggggcGCGGGGAAGCGGAGGCGCCGCCAtcggaagcagcagcagcagcgcagaGAGGGTGACGGGGGCGATGTCGTGCGCGATGGACGCGTCAGCGTCACCTCGCGATATTCCGGCCCACTATATCTGGACCAACTCAGGCCCAGCCTAAACCGGCCCGTAATACGGCCCATGTTAGCCTGCTTTAGGCCCGTTATTAAGGTTGGGTACGTAGATAGAactattagcgtatgattaattaagttttaattaaaataaaccgaaaatagatttatttatattttaaagtaagttatatatgccttttttttaaccaaaagtCAAGATAAAATATGTGTCTTATTTATAGTACATTAATGCAACAATTAGTGGTAGATATCATACGAGGGTTTATGCTTTTGACGAAAACCGATCGAAAACAGTGAAAAAATTTTAGGTTCAAAGCGGGATGAAAGCAAATTGGAAGTGAAATTTTTAATGGTTTTTAAGAATTCATAATACGTTTGATCGAAATTTGGTAAATATCGCTGTACTTCAATTAAAAAGGTGAACCGGCTCGGAGCGCACGCATTGCTTTTTTTAAGGAATCATAATAATGTCATCAGCACATGATTAAATCTATTAGAGAATAAATGGGAAAtaatcttttagaaaaaaaaagcatatttcTTTTCGTCGCTTTTATGTTCCTTTTCATGATCTATTTCTGGGTTGGATGAAAGCGAAATGGCACCACCACTGAAACTTTTTTCACGGGA
Proteins encoded in this window:
- the LOC127762639 gene encoding histidine biosynthesis bifunctional protein hisIE, chloroplastic, translating into MAAPPLPRAPVSSSAAAASPGVRALLLLRVGGGGSGRCAGVAAAAAAAPGWRRPFPAASVAARSAGTTPGEVAVDPKVKAILDSVKWDSKGLAVAIAQNVDTGAILMQGFANKEALATTISTRKATFYSRSRSSLWTKGETSMNFINVHDIFLDCDRDSIIYLGKPDGPTCHTGAETCYYTSVYDALQGSKPNQDRQVVSTLYSLEDTISRRKEEIVTEGSGKPSWTKKLILDNRLLCSKISEEAGELNQTLLENEDESRTISEMGDLLYHAMVLLRVKGVRMEQVLEVLRKRFSQSGIEEKASRNKS
- the LOC127763021 gene encoding presenilin-like protein At1g08700, yielding MDPAAGSPDPAPAPGATTSTAATVLDGLGAEVLAVMSPVSICMALVVLLISLLAPPSAPGSAAAAAQPPPPVTAATLVYLESPTDTPGQKLVGALLDAAVFVALVAVVTFVLVALYYYRCTGFLKNYMRFSAFFVLFSMGGAIAAAVLRRLGAPLDAATALVLLFNASAVGVLSVFASAVPIVVRQGYMVALAVIVAAWLSRLPEWTTWIMLIALALYDLVAVLAPRGPLRMLVELASSRDDELPALVYESRPTVGPASGSSSYASAMGSVEMQPVADPGRSGGNQYDRVEQEDDSSRAVVEMRDVGGSRSSIRERNLEREAPMAVSVSGHSSNQGGSSQHAVIQIEQHEEGETVPLVSAASANNAAPNEEHRESSSSDSGMEFEMFESTRGIKLGLGDFIFYSVLVGRAAMYDLMTVYACYLAIIAGLGCTLILLSICKHALPALPISILLGVTFYFLTRLLMEPFVVGSSTNLVMF